DNA sequence from the Perca fluviatilis chromosome 4, GENO_Pfluv_1.0, whole genome shotgun sequence genome:
TCGACTAACCTGTATGCGTAGGTAACGTTATAATAGCCTCCATCCGGAATTCATGAGAATGGCTGGGAAAGTGAGAAGGTTTTACGACCTGACAGCTAAACTGCTTTCTGGAGAAAGCTTCAGTTTCTCTGGTCTGAAGGGGAAAGTTGTTCTCATTGAGAATGTGGCGTCTCTATGAGGAACAACAACCAGGGACTATACTCAGATGAACGAGCTCAACAGTCGTTACTCCGCCAAGGGACTCGTTATTCTGGGTGTGCCCTGTAATCAGTTTGGACATCAGGTAGGCCATGTGTGATTTCAAAAGTGGCTGACATATAGACTACGACTGTTTAACCATGGGAGGATATTAGATTTTTAGAACATGATGTGTCTCTCTAAAGCTCAAATGTAGGTCTATTGCTTCTTGATTATCGGACTATAgaacaaaaacctgaagaataacaaaaacagaacaaaactgtTAATGTCATACATTCTAGTAAAGACGTTTTTAACCTGAAAGATGCCCGTGGTAAATGACATTTGTCTTTTCAGTCTGCTTTGAGACTTCAAGATGAAGTTAAAAAGGTTTGTCCCTTGGGCTTTAGGCAATATACAGTGTAtcctttatttaagtaaaaatgGCAGTATCACAACAGATGCTCCATTGTAAGTAAAGGTCCTGCATCCAAAATATTACTTCCATAAaagaagtattatcagcaaaatgtagcctacttaaggTATCAAAACTAAAAGTACTCATAAGCAGcagaatgtgttttattaatagGCTACTAATGCATGAATGATAAGGTAACATTGTACCTTTGTAGATGGTATTGGAGCtaattttaactactttatattttataacttTATCATGTTGTACAAATCTGAATATGCAAAATAACCAGTTACtgcagctgtcagataaatataGGGAGTAAAACGTACAATGTTTCCTTTTAAAATGCAGCATGGAGTAGCAGTATAAAGTAGtattaaaatggaaatactaatGTAGGCTTAATCAACCTGATTGCATACGGTCCGTGTATAATGTATTtcatgtttctgtctttttttataaCAGGAGAACTGCAAAAATGATGAAATCCTAAGGTCTCTGAAGTATGTCCGTCCAGGGAATGCCTTTGAACCCAATTTTCAGCTCCTTGAGAAGGTGGATGTGAACGGAACGGATGCCCACCCTTTGTTTGTATATCTGAAAGAAAAGCTTCCATTCCCCTGTGATGATGCCATGGCTCTCATGACTGATCCAAAGTTCATAATTTGGAGTCCTGTCAGTAGGAATGACGTGTCCTGGAACTTTGAGAAGTTTCTGATCAGTCCTGATGGGGAGCCTTACAAACGCTACAGCAGAAATTTCCTTACCATTGATATTGAGGCAGATATTAAAGAGCTACTTAAGAGGGTCAAGTAAAGTGTGCTACAACATGCTGGGTAATTGTTAAGGGATATCAGTTATAACTAGCCTGGCCAAAAAGATTAATCATCTGTTTGGATTGTTTCATCCTGTTTTTCCACCTTCACCGTTAAACTCAATTGCACCACTCCTAAATTTGTGATATTTCCAGTGCTGTATACTGTGGTTGTTCAGCATGTTTACTAAATGAAGAAACTCCTTGAAACCTTTTTGTAAGGGAGTTTCTGATGAACATGTAAAAGACTGACTCTGCAACATGTCATGTGTATATCACAAATATCTTCATCGGGTAGACTTAAAgaggagaaataaaaatgtaatgtcattTAAAGTGCTCCTGTCATTTCAAGAGTCAAGATGCTGCATTGTCATTGTATGAACACAACAGCATTTAATTGGTGGCAATCAGTGCAGcagcagtaaataaataataaaaacaaaataacaaaaataaaagataaaaaagacaCATAAAAAAGGCATTGTACATAGTACTCATATGAGCATTTGCAgagtttttagtttagtttttagtttttagttttgttaaagtgatACTGTGCTTTCATGACAGTAGTCCTTAGTCTTTAACAGCTACAGGTTGTATTTGTGTGGTTGTGCATGGagagggatggggggggggatggagACCACAGCTCTGGGGAAGAAGCTGTTCCTCAGTCTGTTAGTCTGGGTTTTTATGGTTCTgtatatattttcatatttttttattttatttctgcagacaaacacatacaattaCAGTATTCCCAAACGTGAAAAATGCATTTACTTTTAAGGattaaagtaggctacttgatagTGTTTGTTTATATGAACAACATCTAGTTTTGACAGTAAGAAAGATAGCTAGTTTAATATATGACTAGACTTGGTGATAGTTGAATTTGCACGTCAACGTAGAGCAAAATAATTTGGTGGCTGCAAATTAGATCACGGACCCCcatttaataacattttgtCCCAGGGTCCCCCACCAgataggatttttgcttttagatgttttagaagtgtatgaaacccatgaccaatatagtcatacattctgtcattgtgttacttatggatgtaATTTAGCcctatagtgaaaataaatgatcccCTTTTTGCTGGGAACCCCCTCAAAGACCCCTGGGGGTCCCCTACCCAACTTTGAAAACCACTGTTATAGTAGGCGATATAATAGTAATACgcaaattgtattatttaaaaGTAGTCTGTGAAttgtattaattattattaggcTACCCATTGATTTAAAACCATTGATATATAAAAGTTTAAAACAGCAACAGCGGCACTTCAACCGTCTAAACTGTGCTTCCTGGTTGAACGCAGGGGGGGTCGTTTGATTGAACACTAC
Encoded proteins:
- the LOC120557156 gene encoding glutathione peroxidase 1-like, which encodes MRMAGKVRRFYDLTAKLLSGESFSFSGLKGKVVLIENVASLUGTTTRDYTQMNELNSRYSAKGLVILGVPCNQFGHQENCKNDEILRSLKYVRPGNAFEPNFQLLEKVDVNGTDAHPLFVYLKEKLPFPCDDAMALMTDPKFIIWSPVSRNDVSWNFEKFLISPDGEPYKRYSRNFLTIDIEADIKELLKRVK